In the Pseudomonadota bacterium genome, CGCGATCCGGCCCTGCATGATCTGAACGTCACTGTCAATGAAGTCAGGATCAGTCCGGACCTGAAAAACGCCACGGCCTTTGTCATTCCCTTGGGCGGAAAAGGGACGGATGAGGCTGTGAAAGCCCTGAACCGGGCGGCGCCTTTCATGCGATCGCAACTGGCCAGGGCGGTGCGCCTGCAGTATGTGCCCCAGCTGTCGTTCGAGGCGGACCGCTCCATGGATGAGGTATCGCGCATTGACAGCCTGCTGCGCCGGCCCGAGGTGCAGAAAGACCTCAGGAATACACCGGCCCCCGAAGAGGGGGAGGAGGACTGATATGCGCCTGTCCCTGGTCCTTTCCGCTGCAGTGCTTGTCCTGCTGTCGGGTGGTGCTCCTGCCGCGGAAATGCCGGAACCCTGCCTGGGACGTGAGCGTTGCCAGATGGTCAAAACACACAATGCCGGAACAGGTGCTGACGGAGAGCAGATCAGCCTGGTCGAGACGCGTGTGGCCAGTCCGCCGGGCACAGAGCCGTTTGCCGCCTGTGGCCGGACACAGGATGTTTCGGGTGGGCAGGAATACTGGCGTCTGGTGATGGGCAAAAAGGACAAATCCTGGAGCATGGATTCCCAGCCCGTCCTGACCATCTGCAACGACGGATACGGCGCGGCAGGCGTGGGCCAGGATACCGTGACGGTGAGCGCCAACACCCTGCGCCGCGTCCAGTCAGGCGGCAGTGCGGACCGGTGGGAGAGGGAAGAGACCCTGAATCTGTCGCCCCTGTATCTGAAAGCCTGGCGGGAGTGTGGCTGGTACAATGGTACCGGGGACAGCTATGCCACAGCAGGCAGTGCCGATCCTTTCATTGTGCGTTCATGGTGGGCAGAAGGAAAGAAGGGCGTGGAACCACACTGTCCCGACACGTCTGACCCGAAAACAGCCACGGGTCTGGTTCTGCCGGTCGTACCGGTGGAAGGAGGCGTGCCGGAGGGGACTTCCCTGGGCAGCTGCGCCATGGATGTGACGGACAGAACAGGATTTTATATCGTGGGCAAACCGGGCAAAGCCTTTTTCCGGACTGTGGCGACCGATGACGGAGGTCTTTACGTCCAGGTGCAGGATCCTGCCCTTGTGAATTCCGCAAAATCCTGGGTGCGGAACGATCATGTGGAAGTCTGGGTCTTTGATCCCGTCGACCAGACGGAGGATGCCGGTTTCTGGCAGATCGGCGTTTTGCCCGTGGAGGGAACTGTGGTCACCGGCTATGGGAAGCCCGCTGCCTTGCCCAAGGTCCGTCGCTGGACAACCACGGAGGCCGGGCAACCGGTCACAGTACTGCATCTGCAGTGGCCCGGGCTGGAATACCTGACGGGACAGCAGGGCACGGCCCAGGTGGCTGTCCTGTATTCAGACAGTGACACGGGGGAGCGTCAGGATCGTCTTCTGGGCACCGTGCCGGTCAAATATGCCGATGCCAGGACCCTGGGCGGAACAGCGCACATGCCCCTGACCTGCGGAGTCCGCAACGGCCGGCTGGATGTCATCCGCAACGATCAGCCCAACCTGATGCCCCTGCCATAGAATGGTGTTTTCCGGAAAACGGCCTCTGCATGGCTGGCTGGTGGTGGACAAGCCTGTGGGGCCGGGATCCACGCAGGTACTGGGGCGGGTAAAATACCTGCTGAAACCTGAAAAGGCCGGCCATGGCGGAACCCTGGATCCTCTGGCATCGGGCATTCTGCCCATTGCGTTCGGCGAGGCCACCAAGACTGTGCCGTGGGTCATGGATGCCCTGAAAACCTATCGTTTTACGGCCCGGTGGGGAGAAGCCCGAAACACCGACGATGCGGAAGGGGAGGTGACCGCCACGTCTCCCGTGCGGCCGGGAGCGGAGGATATTCACCGCATCCTGCCCCTGTTCCACGGAGATATCCTGCAGGTTCCGCCCGCTTACAGTGCCCTGAAGATCGGGGGACAGCGCTCGTACACTCTGGCCCGCGGCGGACAGGATGTGGAGCATGCACCCCGGCGGGTGCGTGTGGACAGGCTGTCCCTGGTGGACTGTCCTGATCCGGACCGTGCGGTGTTCGAGGTGGTATGCGGCAAGGGAACATATGTGCGCTCCCTGGCCCGGGATATGGCCCTGAAGCTGGGAACCGTGGGATATGTGTCCGGTCTGCGCCGCCTGGCGGTGGGGCCGTTTTCCCTGAAAGATGCCCTGGCCCTGCCGGATCTGGAGGCAGCAGGGCCGGAAGCGGTTCTGGCCCGGATCATCCCGCTGGAAAAAGCCCTGGCGACCTTGCCGGTTCTGGAAGTGACAGCCGGGGAGGCTCTGGCCCTGTCCCGGGGGCAGGCACTGGAGGCCAGGAGCCGGGACACGGAAGGTGGAGTTTTTCTGGTGATGCACCGGGCCCACCCTGTGGCCCTGGCCAGTATTCGGGACGGAAAGATCCGGGTCCTGCGGGGGCTGAATATGCCCGGTACGTCCTGAATTCCCTCTCCCGGAACCTCCTGCGAAAGTCCGTTATTGTCATTCCGACCGAAGTCCCGACAGGGACGGAGCGGAGTAATCTTATGGAGATCCTTCAACTTCAGGCCCCTGCTGGGCCTTGCGCTCGGGATGACAATAAAGAGCGAGTGATTTTCGCAGAGGTTTCCGGGAGGAAATGGTATTGAATTGCCTTCCCTGTTCCGGCTGAGAGGCCGGGATTCTCAAAACTCATTGTTGAAAGTATTTCTGTATTTTACAAAAAAACAGGAACGGCTCATCTGAAAGGGAATAAAGCCATGAAGTTCAGGAAAATTCTTTCTGGTTTGCTTGCTGCCGGCGTTGTTGCAGCAGACACCGGGTGTGCAACAGCAGGCAGAATGAAGGCCGCAGAGGACAAAATTGTTGCGCTGGAAGGAAGGCTGGAAACGCTCGAAACAGACCGGAACGACCATGAACGTCGGCTCCGCGCTGTTGATGCCGCTGTACAGAATATTGAGGGAAATCTTCAGGGATATTGGGCATTGCAGGGAAATGTCACAGGTCTTGTCGGGCAACAGGCTGCCGGCGCAGAAGCCCGGAGAATGGCAAGATATGACAGTCCTGCTGATGCGCTTGTAGCCTGCCTGGACCGTCGCGGAGTGAAAGCTGAAAACGCCAATGGTACAGTAAATATACTGTCTGGTCCGCTGTCGAGAGGACAGAAAAATGGCACGTTCTTCTGTACAAAGGTTGTAAGGCGGGTTTTTGACAATCCTTCTGTCCCCGCTCCGGGGGTTGCAAGGTCCAGAACCAGTAGCCCGGGAACATCGACAGCCTCTCCGGCACAGAATCCGACCGTCTCTGCGCCGGGACCTGAAAGCTTCAGAACCGGCAGCGGAACAGGAAGCGGTGCTTCTGAAACCGACGCGGCCGCTGCAGGGCGGAAAACAGCCCAATCACTGCAGCCAGCCGGGTCTGTGTTTCCGGAGGCCAGATTCTAGTCTGCCTGTCAGATAACTCTCGACCCGGGGCCAGGGATGGTGCATCCTTGGCCCCGTATCTTTTTAACAGGGTCGGGTTTCATGTCTGATTCCCCTCCGGTTTCTGGTCCGTTTTCCGGCGGGCGGCGCATTGTCCTGGTGACGGGACTGTCCGGGGCTGGCATGTCGTCGGCCCTCAAGGCGCTGGAAGATCTGGGGTACGAGGCGGTGGACAACCTGCCCCTGTCCCTGGGGGGCAGTCTGGCCCGGCAGGGCGGGGATACCCCTGTCGCCATGGCCCTAGACAGCCGCACCTGGGGTTTTTCCGCCGGGAATGTGCTGCAACTGCTGGACGAGCTTCTGGCCCTGCCGGACACATCGCCTGAACTGCTGTTCCTGGAGTGCCAGGACGATATCCTGCAGCGGCGCTTTACAGAAACCCGCCGGCGGCATCCCCTGGCGACCGACAGGCCGGTGGCCGATGGCATTGCCCATGAGAGATCGCTGCTGGCCCCCCTGCGCAGTCGCGCAGATGTGGTCCTGGACACCTCGGCCCTGTCCATCCACGATCTGCGCCGCATCCTGTCCGCCCAGTATGGAACGCAGGGAGGGGGCGGACCGCGCATCTTTGTCACTTCCTTTGCGTTCCGGGGCGGCGTTCCGCGCGAGGCAGACCTGGTCTTTGACGTGCGCTTTCTGGACAATCCCCACTATGATCCCGCCCTGCGGCCCCTGACGGGCCTGGACAGCGCTGTGGCGGACAGGGTCGCAGCCGATCCCGACTATGCCCTGTTTTTCCAGAACATGGTCCGGCTGCTGGAGCCGTTGCTGCCCCGCTATGTGCGGGAGGGGAAGAACTATCTGACCATTGCGGTGGGATGTACCGGGGGACGGCACCGGTCGGTTTTTGTTGCGCAGCAGCTGGGCCTGTGGTTACAGGAGAAGGGGTACAGGGGCGGGGTCCGTCACCGGGAGCTGTCGCTTCCGGACCCTGCGCGAAGCCCTGAAGACAGGAGTACGGGACAATGATCGGAATGGTTCTTGTAACGCATGGGCGTCTGGCCGCGGATTTTCTGGCGGCGCTGCAGCATGTGGTGGGGGAGCAGAAACAGGCCGCAGCGGTTTGCATTGCCCCCGAAGATGACATGAACCGGCGGCGCGAGGAAATCCTGGAATGCATCAGGACGGTGGACAGCGGCGCGGGCGTTGTGATCCTGACGGACATGTTCGGCGGAACGCCCAGCAATCTGGCCATCTCCCTGATGGACCAGGCCAACGTGGAAGTACTGGCGGGAATCAATCTTCCCATGCTGATCAAACTGGCCGGTGTGCGTGCCACGGAACCGCTGGAGCGCGCGGTAGCCAGCGCCTGTGAGGCCGGACGGAAATACATCAATGTGGCCTCGGCCCTGCTGGCCCGGAAAGCGGGCTGACCATGCCTCGTGGCAAGCCATCGGCTGCGGCGGTTTCCAGGATTGTGACCATCACCAACCAGCGCGGACTTCACGCCAGGGCTGCGGCCCGCATTGTCAAGACCGTGGCGCTGTTCAGGGCGCAGGTCGAAGTCAGCCGCAACGGGACAACTGTGTCCGGCGAATCCATCATGGGCCTGATGATGCTGGCGGCCGCGCCGGGCTGTGACATCACCCTGCGCGCCACAGGTCCCCAGGCAGCCGAGGCGGTGGAGGCGCTGGCGGAGCTGGTCAGCCGGAAGTTCGACGAAGAATAATAATAGCCCATTCATTCTGTGTTGACTGGCGGCGGAGACTGAATTTTTGTCGTTTCCAGAAAACTGGAAACTTTCCTTTATGAACAGGAAAACATATTTTAAACCGGTTTAATGTTTACTGGTGAGAATATGTGGTACAGGCGTCAGGAAAAGAGGCCGGAATGACGGCACGTCATCAGACGGTTATCCTGCACGGAACCAAAGGCTCACCGGTCATCAACTGGTTCCCATGGCTGAAGGGCGAGCTGGAGGCCTGCGGGCACGAGGTATTTGTACCGCGCCTGCCCACGCCGGAAGGACAGGACAGAGAGGGCTGGTGCACCGCCCTGCGGGAGCAGGCGCCCATCTTCGGCCGGAATACGACCCTGATCGGGCACAGTTGCGGTGCCACATTCCTGCTGCACATCCTGGAGGCGGTGCGCGAGCCTGTGGCCATGACGGTATTCGTCAGTCCTGTGACAGCCGATGTGGGACACCCCGAATACGACGTCCTGAATCGTACTTTTGTTCATCATGCCTTTGACTGGGAGAAAATCCGCCGCAACGCTGGCCAGGCGCATATCCTGCACGGCGACAATGATCCGTATGTGCCGCTGGCGCAGGCGGAATTTCTGGCCCGCAGCATGGGAGTTCCGGTGGAGCTTGTCACCGGCGGTGGCCACCTGAATGCCGAAAGCGGATACACAGCTTTCCCCCGCCTGCGAAATCTTGTGTGCGGGGGATCAGAATGACACAGAAGAAAGCAGTAATCACTGGCGCGGGACGTGGACTGGGGCGGGCGCTGGCCCTGGGTCTGGCCGAGGCCGGTTTCCTGCCGCTTCTGATAGGCCGGAGCCCTGCGGACCTGCAGCAGACGGCGGACCTGGTCCGGCAACATTACAATGTTGCGGCGGGCGTATGCGGAGCCGATCTTTCTGCTCCGGACCAGATCGCGAAAGCCTGCCGGGATATTCTTCAGGACCATTCTTCCATTGATGTTCTGGTCAACAACGCGGCGGGATGGACGGAAGGACCACTGGAAAACCTCACCGACACACAGATTGCAGACCAGATCAGCGTGACCATCACGGCCGGGATCCTTCTGGCAAAGCATCTGAAGCCGGTGCTGAAGAAAACCGCAACAGGTGCCCATGTCATCAATATTGTCTCCATGGGCGGGTTGCCGAATGCTGCTCTGGTTGATGGTTCGGTGGCTTTTTACGCCTCGAAATACGGTCAGGCAGGCATGGGCGATATCCTGCGCCAGGAACTGAAAGTCGATGGCATCAGTGTCTGCAACATCCTGCCCACGGGTATTCTGGGAGACAGTACATGGTTTGACGACAGTGCTTCCCTGCGGGAAAAACACGGGCCAGGTTGAGTGGGTGTCCGGGATGTTGTCGA is a window encoding:
- the rbfA gene encoding 30S ribosome-binding factor RbfA — protein: MVVRRDTRGPSQRQLRVGEELRHALSALLRKGDFRDPALHDLNVTVNEVRISPDLKNATAFVIPLGGKGTDEAVKALNRAAPFMRSQLARAVRLQYVPQLSFEADRSMDEVSRIDSLLRRPEVQKDLRNTPAPEEGEED
- the truB gene encoding tRNA pseudouridine(55) synthase TruB → MVFSGKRPLHGWLVVDKPVGPGSTQVLGRVKYLLKPEKAGHGGTLDPLASGILPIAFGEATKTVPWVMDALKTYRFTARWGEARNTDDAEGEVTATSPVRPGAEDIHRILPLFHGDILQVPPAYSALKIGGQRSYTLARGGQDVEHAPRRVRVDRLSLVDCPDPDRAVFEVVCGKGTYVRSLARDMALKLGTVGYVSGLRRLAVGPFSLKDALALPDLEAAGPEAVLARIIPLEKALATLPVLEVTAGEALALSRGQALEARSRDTEGGVFLVMHRAHPVALASIRDGKIRVLRGLNMPGTS
- the rapZ gene encoding RNase adapter RapZ — translated: MSDSPPVSGPFSGGRRIVLVTGLSGAGMSSALKALEDLGYEAVDNLPLSLGGSLARQGGDTPVAMALDSRTWGFSAGNVLQLLDELLALPDTSPELLFLECQDDILQRRFTETRRRHPLATDRPVADGIAHERSLLAPLRSRADVVLDTSALSIHDLRRILSAQYGTQGGGGPRIFVTSFAFRGGVPREADLVFDVRFLDNPHYDPALRPLTGLDSAVADRVAADPDYALFFQNMVRLLEPLLPRYVREGKNYLTIAVGCTGGRHRSVFVAQQLGLWLQEKGYRGGVRHRELSLPDPARSPEDRSTGQ
- a CDS encoding PTS sugar transporter subunit IIA translates to MIGMVLVTHGRLAADFLAALQHVVGEQKQAAAVCIAPEDDMNRRREEILECIRTVDSGAGVVILTDMFGGTPSNLAISLMDQANVEVLAGINLPMLIKLAGVRATEPLERAVASACEAGRKYINVASALLARKAG
- a CDS encoding HPr family phosphocarrier protein, which encodes MPRGKPSAAAVSRIVTITNQRGLHARAAARIVKTVALFRAQVEVSRNGTTVSGESIMGLMMLAAAPGCDITLRATGPQAAEAVEALAELVSRKFDEE
- a CDS encoding alpha/beta hydrolase, with amino-acid sequence MTARHQTVILHGTKGSPVINWFPWLKGELEACGHEVFVPRLPTPEGQDREGWCTALREQAPIFGRNTTLIGHSCGATFLLHILEAVREPVAMTVFVSPVTADVGHPEYDVLNRTFVHHAFDWEKIRRNAGQAHILHGDNDPYVPLAQAEFLARSMGVPVELVTGGGHLNAESGYTAFPRLRNLVCGGSE
- a CDS encoding SDR family oxidoreductase; translation: MTQKKAVITGAGRGLGRALALGLAEAGFLPLLIGRSPADLQQTADLVRQHYNVAAGVCGADLSAPDQIAKACRDILQDHSSIDVLVNNAAGWTEGPLENLTDTQIADQISVTITAGILLAKHLKPVLKKTATGAHVINIVSMGGLPNAALVDGSVAFYASKYGQAGMGDILRQELKVDGISVCNILPTGILGDSTWFDDSASLREKHGPG